One window of the Rhipicephalus sanguineus isolate Rsan-2018 chromosome 2, BIME_Rsan_1.4, whole genome shotgun sequence genome contains the following:
- the LOC119381283 gene encoding uncharacterized protein LOC119381283 isoform X2 yields the protein MTALSSPPGASPQQQEPMDLSEIPETLPGLSQQEPVDVADSQGSVPGPSRQEPVDVADSEESLPSLSQQEPMDVADSQETLPDPSQQELPTLPSTSAFVETPRRRRRPMVTCSAKRAYFASTIQHHECHSPVYMLMYYLRQMKPEQRQAFATV from the exons ATGACAGCCCTGAGTAGCCCTCCTGGAGCCTCTCCGCAGCAACAG GAACCTATGGATTTAAGTGAAATCCCAGAGACCCTGCCAGGCCTATCACAACAG GAACCTGTGGATGTCGCTGACAGCCAGGGGTCTGTGCCAGGTCCATCACGACAG GAACCTGTGGATGTCGCTGACAGCGAGGAGTCTCTGCCGAGCCTATCACAACAG GAGCCTATGGATGTTGCTGACAGCCAGGAGACTCTGCCAGACCCATCACAACAG GAACTTCCCACTTTGCCATCCACCTCTGCCTTTGTTGAGACACCAAGGAGAAGGAGACGACCAATGGTAACCTGCTCTGCCAAGCGTGCCTATTTTGCAAGCACAATTCAACACCATGAATGTCATAGCCCTGTGTATATGCTCATGTACTATcttcgtcaaatgaaacccgaacagcggcaagcctttgcaacggtatag
- the LOC119381283 gene encoding uncharacterized protein LOC119381283 isoform X1 codes for MTALSSPPGASPQQQEPMDLSEIPETLPGLSQQEPVDVADSQGSVPGPSRQEPVDVADSEESLPSLSQQEPVDVADSEESLPSLSQQEPMDVADSQETLPDPSQQELPTLPSTSAFVETPRRRRRPMVTCSAKRAYFASTIQHHECHSPVYMLMYYLRQMKPEQRQAFATV; via the exons ATGACAGCCCTGAGTAGCCCTCCTGGAGCCTCTCCGCAGCAACAG GAACCTATGGATTTAAGTGAAATCCCAGAGACCCTGCCAGGCCTATCACAACAG GAACCTGTGGATGTCGCTGACAGCCAGGGGTCTGTGCCAGGTCCATCACGACAG GAACCTGTGGATGTCGCTGACAGCGAGGAGTCTCTGCCGAGCCTATCACAACAG GAACCTGTGGATGTCGCTGACAGCGAGGAGTCTCTGCCGAGCCTATCACAACAG GAGCCTATGGATGTTGCTGACAGCCAGGAGACTCTGCCAGACCCATCACAACAG GAACTTCCCACTTTGCCATCCACCTCTGCCTTTGTTGAGACACCAAGGAGAAGGAGACGACCAATGGTAACCTGCTCTGCCAAGCGTGCCTATTTTGCAAGCACAATTCAACACCATGAATGTCATAGCCCTGTGTATATGCTCATGTACTATcttcgtcaaatgaaacccgaacagcggcaagcctttgcaacggtatag
- the LOC125757371 gene encoding putative nuclease HARBI1: MPPRTFDTLLHLLRPHIQKKDTNFRKAISAEHRLVQTLRFLAAGETLRSSSFNFLDGRLTACEIVSSVCQVLWDVLGPVYAARPSSASEWLQIAREFEERWNMPHYVGAIDGKHVAIECPAKSGSEDYNYKSFLSKSMLAICDACYRFLYVEVGHHGSDSDGGVFGQSKLHDIILSKNEGFPPDAPLGNIGQIPFYLVGDEAFPLKTYFMRPYPRKTDHVDWQGNITEGSWRADDTSSDALPPLPKTGCHATRIAYKVRDLLAKHFITIGKVPWQERKIMDKSLCSGVAQGGDSTVSDGSSKTTAT, encoded by the exons ATGCCTCCACGCACTTTCGACACGCTTTTGCACCTTTTGAGACCTCACATTCAAAAGAAGGACACCAACTTCCGCAAGGCAATCAGTGCCGAGCACCGACTTGTACAAACTTTGCG attcTTGGCTGCTGGGGAAACGCTCCGCTCTTCGTCCTTCAATTTTTTAGATGGGCGTTTGACAGCATGCGAGATTGTGTCATCAGTGTGTCAGGTGCTGTGGGATGTACTTGGCCCTGTATATGCCGCTCGTCCATCAAGTGCAAGCGAGTGGCTACAG ATTGCAAGAGAGTTCGAGGAGCGTTGGAACATGCCCCACTATGTGGGCGCAATTGATGGGAAACATGTTGCCATCGAATGCCCTGCCAAATCGGGAAGTGAGGACTACAACTACAAGAGCTTTTTAAGCAAATCGATGCTCGCCATCTGCGACGCATGCTACAG GTTTCTCTACGTTGAAGTTGGGCACCATGGGAGCGATTCAGATGGTGGAGTCTTCGGCCAAAGCAAGCTGCATGACATTATTCTTTCAAAGAATGAAGGATTTCCCCCTGATGCACCGTTGGGCAACATTGGCCAGATTCCCTTTTACCTGGTGGGAGATGAAGCATTCCCTCTGAAGACGTACTTTATGCGGCCGTATCCACGCAAAA CTGACCACGTTGACTGGCAGGGGAACATCACAGAAGGCAGCTGGAGGGCGGACGACACCAGCAGTGATGCGCTGCCACCTCTGCCAAAGACTGGCTGCCATGCCACAAG GATCGCTTACAAAGTGCGGGACCTCCTTGCGAAGCACTTCATCACCATTGGCAAGGTGCCTTGGCAAGAGCGCAAGATCATGGACAAGAGCCTGTGCAGTG